The nucleotide window TAGAAAGTGACTTAGATGTGTTAATTGAACAGTTAGGTTTAACTACAGATCAAGCTAAATCTATCGATAAAATAGTCGCTCCTATGCCTGGTTTAATTTTACAAATTATGGCTGAAGAGGGTAATGAGGTCAATGAAGATGAACCGCTCCTAATTTTGGAAGCCATGAAAATGGAAAACGTCATTTTATCGCCTAAGTCGGGCATAATAAAATCTGTGGCAGTGAAAACCGGAAAGACGGTTGATAAAAATGACCTCCTAATTGAATTTGAAGAATAATGCATACCATAAAAAAAGTACTTATCGCTAATCGTGGTGAAATTGCGGTTAGAGTTATAAAAAGCTGCAAAAAACTTGGAATAAAAACTGTAGCAGTATATTCTGAAGCGGATCGAGATGCACTGCACGTTAAATTTGCTGATGAAGCGGTCTGTATCGGACCTCCTCCCTCCAAAGATTCTTATTTAAATGGTGATAAAATAATTGAGGTTGCTAAAGACCTGGCGGTAGATGCCATCCATCCTGGATATGGGTTTTTAAGCGAAAATGCAGATTTCGCCAAGAAGGTTGTAGACAATAATCTCGTTTTTATAGGACCAACTCCTGCTGCCATTACAACCATGGGCAGTAAACTTGCCGCTAAGGAAGCCGTTTCCCAATACGATATACCTCTTGTTCCAGGCACTGAAAATGCCATTGATGATATTGGCAAGGCAAAGGAAATAGCCAATTCAATAGGATATCCTATTTTGATTAAAGCTTCTGCTGGAGGAGGTGGAAAGGGAATGCGTATTGTTGAAAATCCAAACGATTTTGAATCTCAAATGGATCGTGCAGTAAGTGAAGCCAAGTCCGCTTTTGGTGATGGTTCTGTTTTTATTGAAAAATACATTCAATCCCCAAGGCATATAGAAATTCAAGTTTTGGCTGATAGCCATGGAAACGTTATTCATTTAGGTGAACGTGAATGCAGCATTCAAAGAAGACACCAAAAAGTAGTTGAGGAGGCACCTTCGACTTTTGTTACCAAAAAAATAAGGGAGGAAATGGGGCAAGCGGCGGTTAACGTTGCAAAATCATGTAATTATACAGGCGCTGGTACAGTTGAATTTCTGATGGATGAAAACAAGAATTTTTATTTTC belongs to Aegicerativicinus sediminis and includes:
- a CDS encoding acetyl-CoA carboxylase biotin carboxyl carrier protein subunit, giving the protein MKIVSATVDDHHKIDLENHPQKTPDILKIDESTYHIIHDSKSIKIDIIQSDILNKTYKLRLNHKIYNIQLESDLDVLIEQLGLTTDQAKSIDKIVAPMPGLILQIMAEEGNEVNEDEPLLILEAMKMENVILSPKSGIIKSVAVKTGKTVDKNDLLIEFEE
- the accC gene encoding acetyl-CoA carboxylase biotin carboxylase subunit translates to MKKVLIANRGEIAVRVIKSCKKLGIKTVAVYSEADRDALHVKFADEAVCIGPPPSKDSYLNGDKIIEVAKDLAVDAIHPGYGFLSENADFAKKVVDNNLVFIGPTPAAITTMGSKLAAKEAVSQYDIPLVPGTENAIDDIGKAKEIANSIGYPILIKASAGGGGKGMRIVENPNDFESQMDRAVSEAKSAFGDGSVFIEKYIQSPRHIEIQVLADSHGNVIHLGERECSIQRRHQKVVEEAPSTFVTKKIREEMGQAAVNVAKSCNYTGAGTVEFLMDENKNFYFLEMNTRLQVEHPITELVTGLDLVELQIKIAQEEVLPLSQDDIQLNGHAIELRVYAEDPYDSFLPSIGKLNTYKIPEGKNIRVDNGIEEGQTVPIYYDPMLAKLITYGDTRAMAISLMKQAISMYNVDGVSTTLSFGLFVMEHAAFLSGDYSTNFVANYFTKDAIDKHEEMERFVATFVARHHHQLEIKKLKLPKTV